DNA sequence from the Thalassotalea sp. 273M-4 genome:
ATTAATAGGTAAAAATTCGTAGATAAGCTGCTCTATATAGTGCGCTTGGGCTTTAATATGGCAGCATTTGCGATAAAAATGGGGCTTAACGCCCCATTTTGTGTTTAATCAATTTTTTATATTAAACATCGTAGGTGGTTGATGCCGTGTTACCACCAGTACCTGTCCAATTGGTATGGAAAAACTCACCACGGTCACGATCAATGCGTTCATAGGTGTGAGCACCAAAATAGTCACGTTGCGCTTGCAATAAGTTCGCTGGTAAGCGGGCAGTGGTGTAACCATCGAGGAAGGTTAATGCCGATGTGGTACAAGGCATTGGAATGCCAACTTCCATCGATTTGGCCGCGACTTTTCGCCATGCACTTAAGCAGTTTTCTAGAATCTCTTTAAAGTATTGATCCGAACCTAAGAAAGCCAACTCAGGATTTGCTTCAAATGCATCGCGAATATTACCTAAAAATGCAGAGCGGATAATACAACCACCACGCCACATGAGGGCAACATTACCATAGTTAAGATCCCAGTTGTTCTCGTTTGATGCTTCGCGCATCAGCATAAAGCCTTGTGCATATGAAATGATTTTTGACGCCAGTAACGCTTGCTGTAGGGCATCAACCCACGCTTGCTTGTCGCCATCAACCTTGGTGCTTTTCGGGCTAAATTGCTGCTCTGCAAGCACACGCTGATCTTTCAATGCGGATAGACAACGAGAGAATACAGACTCAGAAATTAAAGTCAGTGGAATGCCTAGATCCAGGGCGTTAATACCGGTCCATTTTCCTGTACCTTTTTGGCCCGCCGTGTCTAAGATTTTCTCAACTAAAGGCTCACCATCTTGATCTTTGAAGCCTAAAATGTCGGCGGTGATTTCAACCAAGTAACTGTCTAATTCGGTCGTATTCCATTTCGCAAATACAGCCTGCATTTCATCTGCAGTCATGCCAAGGCCATCTTTCATAAACTGGTAGGCTTCACAAATTAACTGCATATCACCGTATTCAATGCCATTGTGCACCATTTTCACAAAGTGACCCGCACCATCGTTACCAACCCAGTCACAGCAAGGTTCACCAGCTTCGGTTTTCGCTGAGATGGCTTGGAAAATAGGTTTCACACTTGGCCATGCGTCAGCAGAGCCACCTGGCATGATGGACGGACCAAAGCGAGCGCCCTCTTCACCACCCGATACACCCGTACCAATAAAGTGAATACCTTTTTCAGCAAGTGTGGTTACACGTCGGTTGGTGTCAGGGTAGTTGGTATTACCGCCGTCGATGATGATATCACCCTGGTCTAATAGTGGTACTAGGTTGTCAATAAAGGCATCTACTACGGCACCAGCACGTACCATAAGCATGACTTTACGAGGTTTTTCTAATTTTTCTACCAACTCCTCTAGAGAGTATGCCCCTTCAATATTGGTGCCTTTAGCAGGCCCTTGCAGAAACTCATCTACTTTGGTTGTGGTACGGTTATGGGCGATCACTTTAAAGCCATGATCGTTCATATTAAGGATAAGGTTTTGCCCCATAACGGCTAGGCCGATAACCCCAATATCTCCTTTCATTTTTATCTCCAATTATGTTGCTATCTACTCTCTATTTGAGAGCTTAAATTATTGACTTGAATATATTCGTTACAGCTCGCAATAGTCTGTATCGGTTAAGTTTTTACATGGAAAACGCCATTTTCGTTGATCTCTTTTTAACAATAAATCCGACTCTTTTGGTCCCCAAGTACCGCAGGCGTATCCAAATAAGGCGCGTGGGTCTTGCTTAAAGTCTAAGATCGGTTGCACGAAATCCCATGACGCTAACACTGCATCGTTTCTCGCAAATAAGGTGGCATCGCCATTAAGTGCATCTAAAAGTAAACGCTCATATGCGGTCAGCATTTGGGTTTCTTCTAGCGAAGCATACTGAAAATTCATTTTGACTTCTTTGGCATGAAAACCAGCGCCGGGTTCTTTTAGGCCAAAGCTTATTTGAATACCTTCATCGGGCTGAATTCTTAAAATGAGTTTGTTTTTGGGCGCATCTTGACCAAAGACTGGGTGCGGGGTTTTATTAAAATGCAAAACCACCTCGGTTACTCGAGTGGGTAAACGTTTGCCGGTGCGAACGTAAAAAGGTACCCCGTTCCAACGCCAGTTATTGATGTGCATTTTTAACCCAACATAGGTCTCGGTTCGAGAGTCTTTAGCAACCCCAGATTCTTCACGATAACCGGGTAAAAAATTACCTCGTACATCAGAGCCCGTATACTGCCCAAGCACCAAATTATTTTCTAAGTCGTGTTGCGATAAGGGTTGTAAACACTGCAATACTTTAACCACTTCATCGCGCATCGAATTAGCGTTAATTTGTGCTGGTGGCTCCATCGCTACCATTGCCAATACTTGTAATAAGTGGTTTTGCAACATATCGCGAACGGCACCAGAGCCATCGTAATACCCGCCTCTTTCTTCAACCCCCAAATATTCTGCACCGGTAATTTCTACGTAATCAATAAAGTTTCGATTCCACAGCGGTTCAAACATGGCGTTTGAAAAACGAAAGACCAATAAATTTTGCACCGTTTCTTTACCGAGATAATGATCGATTCGATAAATTTGATGTTCTTGAAAGTGTCGCTGGATTTCTATATCTAACGCTTTTGCCGAGGCGAGATCATAACCAAATGGCTTTTCAATGATCAGACGCTTCCAACCATTGTTTTCCTTATTTAGCTTGTGCTTAGCGAGACTTGCCGAAATGATACTGTAAAGGCTTGGCGGGGTGGCCAAATAAAATAGGGTGTTAAGTTCGGTTATACCGCGCTCTGTTGCCAAGCTTTCGAGTCGATTAACTAAGCGATGGTAATCGTCACTGTCCGATGTGTTAACCGATTGGTAATGCAAATGCTCAATAAAAGCATCTAATATGTCGGGTTCGGTTTTTTCAAGCTCTTGTAATGATGTTTTTAATTTCTGACGAAATGATTGATCACTATACTCGGTACGGCTGACCCCGATAATTTGAAAAACCTTTGGTAATTGGTTATAGGAATAGAGGTGGTACAGCGCTGGGATTAATTTACGAAATGTTAAGTCGCCAGAAGCGCCAAAAATAACGATGCTGCTGTTCTCAGGGATAACCATTTGCTCTCCTGTCGTATTCATTCAAAGATAATATAAGCGAATGACTTGGTACGCTAGTTGTCTTTGTTATTTGCAATTGGGGAGTATTACATAAAATTGGAATATAAACAGCATAGATAGTTATTTTCGTTATACCAATTAAAAATACACTTTCAAAACATCGCTCTTCGATATTAGTTTTCGCCAAGCTAATATGTTGTGATAGGCTATTGAAGAACATAATAAAATAGAACATATAAGGATATGTCGTGAAGAAGTTAAGCTCAGTTATGATTGCCGGTTTAATGGCAGTTCCAGCATTATCTTATGCAGTAGAAGGTATGTGGCAACCTAATCAATTACCACAAATTGCGCAACAGCTAAAACAAAAAGGGTTAGAGATTGACCCGTCAAGCATGCAACAGTTTGATCAATTTCCAATGAATGCCATCGTGAGTTTAGGGGGGTGTAGTGCCTCGTTTATCTCGCCTAAAGGCCTAGTGGTGACCAACCATCACTGTGCGTATGGTTCCATTGGCTACAATTCAACGCAAGACAATAACTTGCTCAAAAATGGCTTTGTAGCCAAAAGCTTGGACCAAGAATTACCAGCACGTCCTGGCTCGCGGATGTATATCATTGAGGACATTGTTGATGTGACCGATAAAATTACCGGTGATATTGATAAATCTCAAAGCGGTAAAGTGTACTTTGACCAAATTGAAGATCGTCGCAAAGCGTTAGTTGCCGAATGTGAAGAAGATAAAGATTACCGTTGTAGCGTGCGCAGTTTTCATGCCGGGTTAGAATATTACCTGATTAAATCTTTAACCATCAAAGATGTACGCTTAGCGTATGCACCATCAGATACGGTTGGTAAATTTGGTGGTGACACCGATAACTGGATGTGGCCACGTCATACAGGCGACTGGGCTATGTACCGTGCCTATGTTGGTCCTGATGGACGTCCTGCAGATCATAGTGAAGACAATATCCCATACCAACCTAAATCGTTCTTAAAAGTCAACGCAGACAGCATTGATAAAGGCGACTTTGTAATGGCGTTAGGTTTTCCTGGTAGCACTAATCGTTATCGTCTAGCCGATACGATGCGCAACACCTTTACGTGGGCTTACCCAACAGCAAAACAATACCGTGAAGAGTACATTGATGTGATCAAAGCTGTAACCGAAGAGGGAAGTGACGAGCGTATTAAGTATCAGTCTACCATTGCCGGTCTTGCTAACTACGCTAAAAACTATGGTGGTATGATTAACAGTTACCAAAAGTCGGGCACTCAAGTGC
Encoded proteins:
- the gnd gene encoding decarboxylating NADP(+)-dependent phosphogluconate dehydrogenase, producing the protein MKMKGDIGVIGLAVMGQNLILNMNDHGFKVIAHNRTTTKVDEFLQGPAKGTNIEGAYSLEELVEKLEKPRKVMLMVRAGAVVDAFIDNLVPLLDQGDIIIDGGNTNYPDTNRRVTTLAEKGIHFIGTGVSGGEEGARFGPSIMPGGSADAWPSVKPIFQAISAKTEAGEPCCDWVGNDGAGHFVKMVHNGIEYGDMQLICEAYQFMKDGLGMTADEMQAVFAKWNTTELDSYLVEITADILGFKDQDGEPLVEKILDTAGQKGTGKWTGINALDLGIPLTLISESVFSRCLSALKDQRVLAEQQFSPKSTKVDGDKQAWVDALQQALLASKIISYAQGFMLMREASNENNWDLNYGNVALMWRGGCIIRSAFLGNIRDAFEANPELAFLGSDQYFKEILENCLSAWRKVAAKSMEVGIPMPCTTSALTFLDGYTTARLPANLLQAQRDYFGAHTYERIDRDRGEFFHTNWTGTGGNTASTTYDV
- the zwf gene encoding glucose-6-phosphate dehydrogenase — translated: MVIPENSSIVIFGASGDLTFRKLIPALYHLYSYNQLPKVFQIIGVSRTEYSDQSFRQKLKTSLQELEKTEPDILDAFIEHLHYQSVNTSDSDDYHRLVNRLESLATERGITELNTLFYLATPPSLYSIISASLAKHKLNKENNGWKRLIIEKPFGYDLASAKALDIEIQRHFQEHQIYRIDHYLGKETVQNLLVFRFSNAMFEPLWNRNFIDYVEITGAEYLGVEERGGYYDGSGAVRDMLQNHLLQVLAMVAMEPPAQINANSMRDEVVKVLQCLQPLSQHDLENNLVLGQYTGSDVRGNFLPGYREESGVAKDSRTETYVGLKMHINNWRWNGVPFYVRTGKRLPTRVTEVVLHFNKTPHPVFGQDAPKNKLILRIQPDEGIQISFGLKEPGAGFHAKEVKMNFQYASLEETQMLTAYERLLLDALNGDATLFARNDAVLASWDFVQPILDFKQDPRALFGYACGTWGPKESDLLLKRDQRKWRFPCKNLTDTDYCEL